A portion of the Bubalus kerabau isolate K-KA32 ecotype Philippines breed swamp buffalo chromosome 1, PCC_UOA_SB_1v2, whole genome shotgun sequence genome contains these proteins:
- the JUND gene encoding transcription factor JunD — protein MASGDSELIAPGRGYKGAHRLRGAGAAASGGPGAAAAAGEGAGPSGRGGRGPPGGRGHSPPGPARRGRRRMETPFYGDEALSGLGGGGSSSGGGGSFASPGRLFPGAPPTAAAGSMMKKDALTLSLSEQVAAALKPAAAPPPGPLRTDGAPGTAPPDGLLASPDLGLLKLASPELERLIIQSNGLVTTTPTSTQFLYPKVAASEEQEFAEGFVKALEDLHKQNQLGAGAASAAAAAGGPSGTAAGAAPPSELAPAAATPEAPVYANLSSYAGGTGSAGGAATVAFAAEPVPFPPPPPPGTLGPPRLAALKDEPQTVPDVPSFGESPPLSPIDMDTQERIKAERKRLRNRIAASKCRKRKLERISRLEEKVKTLKSQNTELASTASLLREQVAQLKQKVLSHVNSGCQLLPQHQVPAY, from the coding sequence ATGGCGAGCGGGGACAGTGAGCTCATCGCGCCGGGCCGAGGCTATAAGGGGGCGCACCGGTTGCGCGGCGCAGGAGCCGCCGCCAGCGGAGGGCCGGGCGCAGCGGCCGCAGCCGGGGAGGGTGCAGGGCCGAGCGGACGGGGGGGGCGCGGGCCCCCGGGCGGCCGCGGCCACTCCCCCCCCGGGCCGGCGCGGCGGGGGAGGCGGAGGATGGAAACACCCTTCTACGGCGATGAAGCGCTGAGCGGCCTGGGCGGCGGCGGCAGTAGCAGTGGCGGCGGTGGCAGCTTCGCGTCCCCGGGTCGTCTGTTCCCCGGGGCGCCCCCGACGGCGGCGGCCGGCAGCATGATGAAGAAGGACGCGCTGACGCTGAGCTTGAGCGAACAGGTGGCGGCAGCTCTCAAGCCCGCGGCCGCGCCGCCCCCGGGCCCCTTGCGCACCGACGGCGCCCCGGGCACGGCGCCCCCCGACGGTCTGCTTGCCTCGCCCGACCTGGGGCTGCTCAAGCTCGCCTCGCCCGAGCTCGAGCGCCTCATCATCCAGTCCAACGGGCTGGTTACCACCACGCCGACGAGCACGCAGTTCCTCTATCCCAAGGTGGCGGCCAGCGAGGAGCAGGAGTTCGCCGAGGGCTTCGTCAAGGCCCTAGAGGACTTACACAAGCAAAACCAGCTGGGCGCGGGCGCGGCCTCCGCTGCAGCCGCCGCCGGGGGACCTTCGGGCACGGCTGCGGGCGCCGCGCCTCCCAGCGAGCTGGCCCCAGCGGCGGCCACGCCCGAGGCGCCCGTCTACGCGAACCTGAGCAGCTACGCGGGCGGCACCGGGAGTGCTGGGGGTGCTGCGACGGTCGCCTTCGCCGCGGAGCCTGTGCCCTTCCCACCGCCGCCACCCCCAGGCACGTTGGGGCCACCGCGCCTGGCCGCGCTCAAGGATGAACCGCAGACGGTGCCCGACGTGCCGAGCTTCGGCGAGAGCCCGCCGCTGTCGCCCATCGACATGGACACGCAAGAGCGCATTAAGGCAGAGCGCAAGCGGCTGCGCAACCGCATCGCTGCCTCCAAGTGCCGCAAGCGCAAGCTGGAGCGCATCTCGCGCCTCGAGGAAAAAGTGAAGACGCTCAAGAGCCAGAACACGGAGCTGGCGTCCACAGCGAGCCTGCTGCGCGAGCAGGTGGCGCAGCTCAAGCAGAAGGTCCTCAGCCACGTCAACAGCGGCTGCCAGCTGCTGCCCCAGCACCAGGTGCCCGCGTACTGA
- the LSM4 gene encoding U6 snRNA-associated Sm-like protein LSm4 yields MLPLSLLKTAQNHPMLVELKNGETYNGHLVSCDNWMNINLREVICTSRDGDKFWRMPECYIRGSTIKYLRIPDEIIDMVKEEVVAKGRGRGGLQQQKQQKGRGMGGAGRGVFGGRGRGGIPGTGRGQPEKKPGRQAGKQ; encoded by the exons CTTCCCTTGTCGCTGCTGAAAACGGCTCAGAATCACCCAATG TTGGTGGAGCTCAAAAACGGGGAGACATACAACGGGCACCTGGTGAGCTGTGACAACTGGATGAACATCAACCTGCGCGAGGTGATCTGCACGTCCAGG GACGGGGACAAATTCTGGCGGATGCCCGAGTGCTACATCCGAGGCAGCACCATCAAGTACCTGCGCATCCCCGACGAGATCATCGACATGGTCAAGGAGGAGGTGGTGGCCAAGGGCCGTGGCCGCGGTGGcctgcagcagcagaagcagcagaaggGCCGCGGGATGGGGGGCGCCGGGCGAG GTGTGTTCGGTGGCCGGGGCCGAGGTGGGATCCCCGGGACTGGCAGAGGTCAGCCAGAAAAGAAGCCAGGCAGGCAGGCGGGCAAGCAGTGA